Proteins found in one Amycolatopsis aidingensis genomic segment:
- a CDS encoding ion transporter codes for MSSARRARRRVSLVDLTMLALAIVSVGLLGYVTFSPVSEQTAHLVFVIDTSICGVFAIEFLWRWRKARWEKRFPLRNWYEILGMIPIAHPALRGFRLLRIVVVLMRLARTADRTFGEQFTQRLVERMSRPIVLAIKKPITVAVLDEVVKVLETGNYPENLARSLDENRVMLRAIIAEKLKNDPQAGRLSRLPFHDEIVQSVVDTAMRVTLEVLTDPRIDEFFAHVVRENREQIRKAVVLGLHEQDDEELAARLPTHPQRERYYRGEQEVSPP; via the coding sequence ATGTCTTCGGCCCGCCGAGCCCGCCGCCGTGTCAGCCTCGTCGACCTGACCATGCTTGCGCTCGCGATCGTCTCGGTCGGGCTGCTCGGGTACGTCACGTTCTCGCCGGTCTCCGAGCAGACGGCACACCTGGTGTTCGTGATCGACACCTCGATCTGCGGGGTTTTCGCCATCGAGTTCCTGTGGCGCTGGCGGAAGGCCCGCTGGGAGAAGCGGTTCCCGCTGCGCAACTGGTACGAGATCCTCGGGATGATCCCGATCGCGCACCCGGCGCTGCGCGGGTTCCGGCTGCTGCGGATCGTGGTCGTGCTGATGCGCCTTGCCCGCACCGCGGACCGGACCTTCGGCGAGCAGTTCACCCAGCGCCTGGTCGAGCGCATGTCCCGGCCGATCGTGCTGGCGATCAAGAAGCCGATTACGGTCGCCGTGCTGGATGAGGTGGTGAAGGTGCTGGAGACCGGGAACTATCCGGAGAACCTGGCCAGGTCGCTGGACGAGAACCGCGTCATGTTGCGCGCGATCATTGCCGAGAAGCTGAAGAACGACCCGCAGGCCGGGCGGCTGTCCAGGCTGCCCTTCCACGACGAGATCGTGCAGTCGGTAGTGGACACGGCGATGCGGGTGACCCTCGAGGTGCTCACCGACCCGCGGATCGACGAGTTCTTCGCCCACGTGGTGCGGGAGAACCGCGAGCAGATCCGCAAGGCGGTCGTGCTGGGCCTGCACGAGCAGGATGACGAGGAACTCGCCGCGCGGTTGCCGACTCACCCGCAACGGGAGCGGTACTACCGCGGTGAGCAGGAGGTCAGCCCTCCGTGA